A single region of the Streptomyces caelestis genome encodes:
- a CDS encoding phosphoribosyl-ATP diphosphatase — protein sequence MSKKTFEELFTELQHKAAQGDPATSRTAELVEKGVHAIGKKVVEEAAEVWMAAEYEGKEAAAEEISQLLYHVQVMMVARGISLDDVYAHL from the coding sequence ATGTCCAAGAAGACGTTCGAGGAGCTCTTCACCGAGCTCCAGCACAAGGCCGCCCAGGGCGACCCCGCCACTTCCCGCACCGCAGAACTGGTCGAGAAGGGCGTCCACGCCATCGGCAAGAAGGTCGTCGAAGAGGCCGCCGAGGTGTGGATGGCCGCCGAGTACGAGGGCAAGGAGGCGGCCGCCGAGGAGATCTCGCAGCTGCTGTACCACGTCCAGGTGATGATGGTCGCCCGCGGCATCTCCCTCGACGACGTCTACGCCCACCTGTAA
- the ribH gene encoding 6,7-dimethyl-8-ribityllumazine synthase — MSGKGAPELSVRNVGDLRVAVIAAQWHEKVMDGLVDGALRALHDLGIDEPTLLRVPGSWELPVVAKVLAGRGYDAIVALGVVIRGGTPHFDYVCQGVTQGLTQVSVDTGVPVGFGVLTCDTEEQALDRAGIEGSSEDKGHEAVTAAVATAATLRSVSEPWR; from the coding sequence GTGAGCGGCAAGGGTGCACCGGAACTGTCCGTACGCAATGTGGGTGACCTCCGGGTCGCCGTCATCGCGGCGCAGTGGCACGAGAAGGTGATGGACGGTCTGGTCGACGGCGCCCTGCGCGCCCTGCACGACCTCGGCATCGACGAGCCGACCCTCCTCAGGGTCCCCGGCAGCTGGGAGCTCCCCGTGGTCGCCAAGGTCCTCGCGGGCCGCGGCTACGACGCGATCGTCGCCCTCGGCGTCGTCATCCGCGGCGGAACCCCACACTTCGACTACGTGTGCCAGGGCGTGACCCAGGGCCTCACCCAGGTCTCCGTCGACACCGGCGTCCCCGTCGGCTTCGGCGTGCTGACCTGCGACACCGAGGAGCAGGCCCTGGACCGCGCCGGAATCGAGGGCTCCAGCGAGGACAAGGGGCACGAGGCGGTGACGGCCGCGGTGGCGACCGCGGCCACGCTCCGCTCAGTATCCGAACCCTGGCGCTGA
- a CDS encoding bifunctional 3,4-dihydroxy-2-butanone-4-phosphate synthase/GTP cyclohydrolase II, with translation MSAASALYSTDDVEDFALDPVEQAIADIAAGRPVVVVDDEDRENEGDLVIAAEKATPEIVAFMMSECRGLICAPMEGEELDRLKLPQMVEDNTESMKTAFTVSVDASAAHGVSTGISASDRATTLQLLADGVSGPDDFVRPGHIFPLRARPGGVLTRNGHTEAAVDLARLAGLRPAGAIVEIAGEDGTMLRLPELIPFARKHGLTIISIEDLIAYRRSSEPTVRREARTQLPTAHGTFTAYGYRSTVDGVEHVALVHGEIGDGDDVLVRVHSECLTGDVFGSARCDCGPQLDASLARIQAEGRGVVVYLRGHEGRGIGLMSKLRAYELQEQGHDTLDANLELGLPADARDYGAGAQILADLGVRGVRLLTNNPDKTDALVRHGIAVKARVPMPVSAGEHNLRYLRTKRDRMGHDLPWLDTTTVPACGNQ, from the coding sequence ATGAGCGCCGCAAGCGCCCTGTACAGCACCGACGACGTCGAGGACTTCGCGCTCGACCCCGTCGAGCAGGCCATCGCCGACATCGCGGCGGGCCGCCCGGTCGTGGTCGTCGACGACGAGGACCGGGAGAACGAGGGCGACCTCGTCATCGCCGCCGAGAAGGCGACCCCCGAGATCGTCGCCTTCATGATGAGCGAGTGCCGCGGCCTGATCTGCGCCCCCATGGAGGGCGAGGAGCTGGACCGGCTGAAGCTCCCCCAGATGGTGGAGGACAACACCGAGTCGATGAAGACCGCGTTCACGGTCTCCGTCGACGCCTCCGCCGCGCACGGCGTGAGCACCGGCATCTCGGCCTCCGACCGCGCCACCACCCTCCAGTTGCTCGCCGACGGCGTCTCCGGACCCGACGACTTCGTCCGCCCCGGCCATATCTTCCCGCTGCGTGCCCGGCCCGGCGGGGTCCTGACGCGCAACGGCCACACCGAGGCCGCCGTCGACCTCGCCCGCCTCGCGGGCCTGCGCCCGGCCGGCGCGATCGTCGAGATCGCCGGTGAGGACGGCACGATGCTGCGCCTGCCCGAGCTGATCCCCTTCGCCCGCAAGCACGGCCTGACGATCATCTCCATCGAGGACCTGATCGCCTACCGCCGCAGCAGCGAACCCACCGTCCGCCGTGAGGCCAGGACCCAACTGCCCACCGCCCACGGCACCTTCACGGCCTACGGCTACCGCTCCACCGTCGACGGCGTCGAACACGTCGCCCTGGTGCACGGCGAGATCGGCGACGGCGACGACGTCCTGGTCCGCGTCCACTCCGAATGCCTCACCGGCGACGTCTTCGGCTCCGCCCGCTGCGACTGCGGACCCCAGCTGGACGCCTCGCTGGCCCGCATCCAGGCCGAGGGCCGGGGAGTCGTGGTCTACCTGCGCGGACACGAGGGCCGCGGCATCGGCCTGATGTCCAAACTGCGCGCCTACGAACTCCAGGAGCAGGGCCACGACACCCTCGACGCCAACCTCGAACTCGGCCTGCCCGCCGACGCCCGCGACTACGGCGCCGGAGCGCAGATCCTCGCCGACCTCGGCGTGCGCGGCGTGCGCCTGCTGACCAACAACCCCGACAAGACCGACGCGCTCGTCCGCCACGGCATCGCGGTCAAGGCCCGCGTGCCGATGCCCGTGAGCGCCGGCGAGCACAACCTCCGCTACCTGCGCACCAAGCGGGACCGGATGGGCCACGACCTGCCCTGGCTGGACACGACCACCGTGCCGGCCTGTGGCAACCAGTAA
- a CDS encoding nicotinamide mononucleotide transporter family protein, with amino-acid sequence MNSLNSEAFVLFGQHILWSDMIGNLFGLAALALGSRRSIWTWPVQFLAGLILFGVFFGHLTGSAGKQAVVMVVALYGWWQWQRGKSQAEDGHIAVRFATWRERGAMIAAAAAGTVAVALLFKAYPTLSWDPWPDAYIFVGTIVAMYAQARGMVEFWFAWLLVDLVGVPLNFANGYAFSGFVYVIYGALVLWGLRDWWLRSRAAAQPALEGAPA; translated from the coding sequence GTGAACTCGCTGAACTCCGAGGCGTTCGTCCTCTTCGGCCAGCACATCCTCTGGTCGGACATGATCGGCAACCTCTTCGGCCTGGCCGCCCTCGCCCTCGGCTCGCGGCGCTCCATATGGACGTGGCCCGTGCAGTTCCTGGCCGGCCTCATCCTCTTCGGGGTCTTCTTCGGCCATCTGACCGGCAGTGCGGGCAAACAGGCGGTCGTCATGGTCGTGGCCCTGTACGGCTGGTGGCAGTGGCAGCGCGGCAAGAGCCAGGCGGAGGACGGCCACATCGCCGTACGGTTCGCCACCTGGCGCGAGCGCGGAGCGATGATCGCAGCGGCCGCCGCCGGTACGGTCGCCGTGGCGCTCCTCTTCAAGGCGTACCCCACCCTGTCCTGGGACCCCTGGCCGGACGCGTACATCTTCGTCGGCACGATCGTCGCCATGTACGCGCAGGCCCGCGGCATGGTCGAGTTCTGGTTCGCCTGGCTGCTCGTCGACCTCGTCGGCGTGCCCCTCAACTTCGCCAACGGCTATGCCTTCTCCGGCTTCGTCTACGTCATCTACGGCGCGCTCGTCCTGTGGGGCCTGCGCGACTGGTGGCTGCGCTCCCGCGCGGCAGCACAGCCCGCCCTGGAAGGAGCTCCGGCATGA
- a CDS encoding riboflavin synthase encodes MFTGIVEELGEVTAVETLDDACRFRLRGPVVTQGAKHGDSIAVNGVCLTVVDHEGDEFTADVMAETLNRSSLGALKAGSRVNLERPMAVGERLGGHIVQGHVDGTGEILERKPSDHWEIVKISLPADLTRYVVEKGSITVDGISLTVVDAGPDYFTVSLIPTTLDLTTLGHKQPGDPVNLEVDVIAKYVERMLGDRASSEGAAAK; translated from the coding sequence GTGTTCACCGGAATCGTCGAAGAGCTGGGCGAGGTCACCGCCGTCGAGACCCTCGACGACGCCTGTCGCTTCCGCCTGCGAGGCCCCGTCGTCACTCAGGGCGCGAAACACGGCGACTCCATCGCCGTCAACGGCGTCTGCCTCACGGTCGTCGACCACGAGGGCGACGAGTTCACCGCCGACGTGATGGCCGAGACCCTCAACCGCTCCAGCCTCGGCGCGCTCAAGGCCGGCTCCCGCGTCAACCTCGAACGGCCCATGGCCGTCGGCGAACGCCTCGGCGGGCACATCGTGCAGGGCCACGTGGACGGCACGGGCGAGATCCTGGAACGCAAGCCCTCCGACCACTGGGAGATCGTGAAGATCTCCCTCCCCGCTGACCTCACCCGGTACGTGGTCGAGAAGGGTTCCATCACCGTCGACGGCATCAGCCTCACCGTCGTCGACGCCGGCCCCGACTACTTCACCGTCAGCCTCATCCCCACCACCCTCGACCTGACCACGCTCGGCCACAAGCAGCCCGGCGACCCGGTCAATCTCGAGGTGGACGTCATCGCCAAGTACGTCGAGCGGATGCTGGGCGACCGGGCCTCGTCCGAAGGGGCGGCGGCCAAGTGA
- a CDS encoding RNA polymerase sigma-70 factor: MTTTLAHEFETHRPRLFSLAYRLLGSAEEAEDAVQDAYLRFSGADRTEIEHPAAWLAKVVTNLCLNRLTSARARRERYVGTWLPEPVLTADGTLGPLESAEQRDAVSMAMLVLLERLTPAERAVYVLREAFGYGHREIAGVLDLSEANCRQLYRRAVRRVGEPQARFEAASEQQEKLVTSFITAARDGDLGGLEKLLAADATWWSDGGGKVTAARWPVEGGLKVARFLAGGGPKFAVGLEFTVAEVNGATGLASWAGDTLVGLAAFEVRDGLIAEVRAVVNPEKLAYARRQLTRR; the protein is encoded by the coding sequence ATGACCACCACGCTCGCCCACGAGTTCGAGACCCACCGGCCCCGGCTGTTCTCGCTCGCCTACCGGCTGCTGGGCTCCGCGGAGGAGGCGGAGGACGCGGTCCAGGACGCGTATCTGCGCTTCAGCGGCGCGGACCGTACGGAGATCGAGCACCCGGCGGCCTGGCTGGCCAAGGTCGTCACCAACCTCTGCCTGAACCGACTGACCTCCGCCCGGGCCCGGCGCGAACGGTACGTCGGGACCTGGCTGCCCGAGCCGGTGCTCACCGCGGACGGCACGCTCGGCCCGCTGGAGTCGGCCGAGCAGCGGGACGCCGTGTCGATGGCGATGCTGGTGCTGCTGGAGCGGCTCACGCCGGCCGAGCGGGCGGTGTACGTGCTGCGGGAGGCGTTCGGGTACGGGCATCGGGAGATCGCCGGGGTGCTGGATCTGAGCGAGGCCAACTGCCGCCAGCTGTACCGGCGGGCCGTGCGGCGGGTGGGTGAGCCGCAGGCCCGGTTCGAGGCGGCGTCCGAGCAGCAGGAGAAGCTGGTCACGTCGTTCATCACGGCGGCCCGCGACGGCGACCTGGGCGGGCTGGAGAAGCTGCTCGCGGCCGACGCCACCTGGTGGAGCGACGGGGGCGGGAAGGTGACGGCGGCCCGGTGGCCGGTCGAGGGCGGGCTCAAGGTCGCCCGGTTCCTGGCGGGCGGGGGCCCGAAGTTCGCGGTGGGCCTGGAGTTCACCGTCGCCGAGGTCAACGGTGCGACGGGGCTTGCCAGCTGGGCGGGCGACACGCTCGTGGGCCTGGCGGCGTTCGAGGTGCGCGACGGGCTGATCGCGGAGGTGCGGGCCGTGGTCAACCCGGAGAAGCTGGCGTATGCACGGCGTCAGCTCACCCGGCGGTAG
- a CDS encoding SDR family oxidoreductase — MTTILVTGGTGTLGRLVTERLRADGHEVRVLSRRTQPYAVDLREGGAALDAAVAGVDTIVHCASSPKGDEQAAANLIRAARGAGVRHLVYISIVGVDRVPFRYYKSKLAVERQVEESGLGWTVLRTTQFHDLLVILLQGLSKLPVLFLPAGVPDQPVEVAEVADRLTELAAGAPAGRVEDMGGPEVRTLESLARAYLKATGRRRAVVNVPLWGAAYRGFRSGGHLAPQRAVGTGTFGEYLARRYGGEQARADSGRSRA; from the coding sequence ATGACCACGATCCTGGTCACCGGCGGCACCGGAACGCTCGGCCGGCTCGTCACCGAGCGGCTGCGCGCGGACGGGCACGAGGTCCGGGTGCTCAGCCGGCGCACCCAGCCGTACGCGGTCGACCTGCGGGAGGGCGGTGCCGCGCTGGACGCGGCCGTCGCCGGTGTGGACACGATCGTGCACTGCGCGTCGTCGCCGAAGGGCGACGAGCAGGCGGCGGCCAACCTGATCAGGGCTGCGCGCGGGGCCGGTGTGCGGCACCTCGTCTACATCTCCATCGTGGGCGTCGACCGGGTGCCGTTCCGCTACTACAAGAGCAAGCTCGCGGTGGAGAGGCAGGTCGAGGAGTCGGGACTCGGCTGGACCGTGCTGCGGACGACGCAGTTCCACGACCTGCTCGTCATACTGCTCCAGGGGCTGTCGAAGCTGCCGGTCCTGTTCCTGCCGGCCGGTGTCCCGGATCAGCCGGTCGAGGTGGCCGAGGTCGCCGACCGGCTGACCGAGCTGGCGGCGGGGGCACCGGCGGGGCGAGTCGAGGACATGGGCGGACCGGAGGTGCGGACGCTCGAGTCCCTGGCCCGCGCGTATCTGAAGGCGACCGGCCGGCGCCGGGCGGTCGTGAACGTGCCGCTGTGGGGCGCGGCGTACCGGGGATTCCGCAGCGGTGGTCACCTGGCGCCGCAGCGGGCTGTCGGCACGGGCACGTTCGGGGAGTACCTGGCGCGGCGGTACGGGGGCGAGCAGGCGCGGGCGGACAGCGGGCGGTCCAGGGCGTGA
- a CDS encoding ROK family transcriptional regulator — protein MPASPSTARAINDRLALRLLQQEGPLTAGQLKQLTGLSRPTVADLVDRLTAAGLIAVVGEAGEERRGPNARVYGIVADRAHLAALDIRTEGVAVTVADLVGHVLAEASAPIGDGTGTGPAVEQAVGLVERVVKEAGADRLHTVGIGAPGLIDPASGELRDSSGLPEWHRRLVAALQERLPEARVSVENETNLAALAEQRDGAARDRDTFVLLWLGHGTGAAVVLDGALRRGASGGTGEIGFLPVPGTAALPSSTGCEGGFHSLAASGAVVDLAARCGVPAERGQEPSVVGVVRSAVGLVRSAVGHVRGAETGAGASQSPTAVPAARFLDALADRIAVGVASVVAILDPGCVVLGGEVGQAGGAELAARVQHRVARMTPLPTEVRTTTLGGSAVLRGALLTARDRAQEELFTPGERPVQRW, from the coding sequence ATGCCCGCATCCCCGAGCACCGCCCGGGCCATCAACGACCGGCTCGCCCTGCGCCTGCTCCAGCAGGAGGGCCCGCTGACGGCAGGGCAGTTGAAGCAGCTGACCGGCCTGTCCCGGCCGACCGTCGCCGACCTCGTGGACCGCCTCACCGCCGCCGGGCTGATCGCGGTGGTCGGCGAGGCGGGGGAGGAGCGGCGCGGACCCAACGCCAGGGTGTACGGCATCGTCGCCGACCGGGCGCACCTCGCCGCGCTGGACATACGCACCGAGGGCGTCGCCGTGACCGTCGCCGACCTGGTGGGACATGTGCTGGCCGAGGCGTCGGCGCCCATCGGCGATGGCACGGGCACGGGCCCGGCCGTGGAGCAGGCGGTCGGGCTGGTCGAGCGCGTGGTGAAGGAGGCCGGCGCCGACCGGCTGCACACCGTCGGGATCGGGGCGCCCGGCCTGATCGACCCGGCCAGCGGCGAACTCCGCGACTCCTCCGGGCTGCCGGAGTGGCACCGCCGGCTCGTCGCCGCCCTCCAGGAGCGGCTGCCCGAGGCCCGGGTGAGCGTGGAGAACGAGACCAACCTCGCGGCGCTGGCGGAGCAGCGTGACGGGGCGGCCCGGGACCGGGACACCTTCGTCCTGCTGTGGCTGGGCCACGGAACGGGCGCGGCGGTGGTCCTCGACGGCGCGCTGCGGCGCGGTGCCTCCGGCGGCACCGGCGAGATCGGCTTCCTCCCGGTCCCGGGCACGGCCGCGCTGCCGTCCTCGACGGGCTGCGAGGGCGGCTTCCACTCCCTGGCCGCGTCGGGCGCGGTCGTGGACCTCGCGGCGCGGTGCGGGGTTCCGGCGGAGCGGGGGCAGGAGCCGTCGGTGGTGGGGGTGGTGCGGTCGGCGGTCGGTCTGGTGCGGTCGGCGGTGGGTCACGTGCGGGGGGCGGAGACGGGGGCCGGGGCGTCGCAGTCCCCCACGGCCGTCCCCGCTGCCCGTTTCCTCGACGCCCTCGCCGACCGTATCGCCGTCGGCGTCGCCTCCGTCGTCGCGATCCTGGACCCCGGTTGCGTGGTGCTCGGCGGCGAGGTCGGCCAAGCGGGCGGCGCCGAACTCGCCGCCCGCGTGCAGCACCGCGTCGCCCGGATGACCCCCCTGCCCACGGAGGTACGGACGACCACACTCGGCGGCAGCGCGGTCCTGCGCGGCGCGCTCCTCACGGCCCGCGACCGTGCCCAGGAGGAACTCTTCACCCCAGGGGAGCGGCCCGTACAGCGGTGGTAG
- a CDS encoding MFS transporter — protein sequence MSNVVYEQREVKRSRYAVAAVFAVHGAVTGSFATRVPWIQDHAGVSAGQLGIALAFPALGASVAMPLAGSVSHRFGARNALRGLIALWTLSLVLPSLAPNLLTLCLALFTYGATAGMADVAMNALGVEVENRLGRSIMSGLHGMWSAGALVGSAAGTLAAHLGSDARLHHVLAAAVLTVLGVLSCQWVLDLQPAEDEEPPPRFALPPRSALLIGAIGFCAVFAEGASLDWSAVYLREQLQTSAGLAAACTTGFTLTMAIARIAGDRIVDRFGAVRTVRASGVLAVLGGLLIVVAEQPAVAMAGFALMGLGIAVVVPLCFAAAGRSGSNPSLAIAGVATITYTSGLIAPSAIGLLAQATSLMVSFALVTLLSGGLVAFARVLRPGDRAKTGQADAAVPDPRP from the coding sequence ATGAGCAACGTGGTCTACGAACAGCGCGAGGTGAAGCGGTCGCGGTACGCCGTGGCCGCCGTCTTCGCCGTGCACGGCGCCGTGACCGGCTCGTTCGCCACACGTGTGCCGTGGATCCAGGACCACGCGGGCGTCAGCGCCGGACAGTTGGGGATCGCGCTCGCCTTCCCCGCGCTCGGCGCGTCCGTCGCGATGCCGCTCGCCGGCAGCGTCAGTCATCGCTTCGGTGCCCGCAACGCGCTGCGCGGACTGATCGCCCTGTGGACGCTGTCACTGGTCCTGCCGTCCCTCGCGCCGAACCTGCTCACGCTCTGCCTGGCGCTGTTCACCTACGGCGCCACGGCGGGCATGGCCGACGTGGCGATGAACGCGCTGGGCGTCGAGGTCGAGAACCGCCTCGGCCGGTCGATCATGTCCGGGCTGCACGGCATGTGGAGCGCGGGCGCCCTGGTCGGCTCGGCGGCCGGCACGCTCGCCGCCCACCTCGGCTCGGACGCCCGGCTGCACCACGTCCTGGCCGCCGCGGTCCTCACCGTCCTCGGCGTGCTGTCCTGCCAGTGGGTGCTCGACCTCCAGCCCGCCGAGGACGAGGAGCCGCCGCCGAGGTTCGCGCTGCCGCCCCGGTCGGCGCTGCTCATCGGCGCGATCGGGTTCTGCGCGGTGTTCGCCGAGGGCGCGAGCCTGGACTGGTCGGCGGTCTATCTGCGCGAACAGCTTCAGACCTCGGCCGGTCTCGCGGCGGCGTGCACGACGGGCTTCACCCTCACGATGGCCATCGCCCGGATCGCCGGCGACCGGATCGTGGACCGCTTCGGCGCCGTGCGGACCGTGCGCGCGAGCGGTGTGCTCGCCGTCCTCGGCGGGCTGCTGATCGTCGTGGCGGAGCAACCGGCGGTGGCCATGGCCGGATTCGCGCTGATGGGGCTGGGCATCGCCGTCGTCGTCCCGCTGTGCTTCGCGGCGGCGGGCCGCAGCGGGTCCAACCCGAGCCTGGCCATCGCGGGCGTCGCGACCATCACGTACACCTCGGGACTGATCGCGCCGAGCGCGATCGGCCTGCTGGCGCAGGCGACCAGTCTGATGGTGTCGTTCGCACTGGTGACGCTGCTGTCCGGGGGGCTGGTGGCGTTCGCGCGCGTGCTGCGCCCCGGCGACCGGGCGAAGACCGGCCAGGCGGACGCGGCGGTCCCCGACCCGCGTCCCTGA
- a CDS encoding uracil-xanthine permease family protein: MDLGVRWKLHGDGRTPAPGAVVRPDERLSWPRTAGLGAQHVVAMFGASFVAPVLMGLDPNLAIMMSGVATVVFLLATRGRVPSYLGCSLSFVGVAAVIRAQGGSSATVTGAVFVVGAALFLVGLAVRRFGARIIHVAMPPIVTGAVVMLIGFNLAPVTASTYWPQDQWTALLVMLFTGLAVVCLRGFWSRIAIFLGLVFGYGISWVFDLVFGKIHSVDASGKLTDHWRLDLSGVGQADWIGLPTLHGPSFEWSAILVALPVVIALVAENAGHVKAVGEMTGDPLDDKLGTAIAADGVGSMLSTAVGGPPNTTYSENIGVMAATRVYSTAAYWAAAGFALLFGLCPKFGAVVAAIPGGVLGGITVILYGMIGLLGAQIWINAEVDLRNPLNLVPAAAGIIIGVGNVSMEITDTFSLSGIALGTLVVITGYHALRAFAPPHLKTQQPLLDEGTSSYDEARS; this comes from the coding sequence ATGGATCTCGGCGTCCGCTGGAAACTGCACGGCGACGGACGCACCCCGGCGCCCGGCGCCGTGGTCCGCCCCGACGAGCGGCTCTCCTGGCCGCGCACGGCCGGGCTGGGCGCCCAGCACGTGGTGGCCATGTTCGGGGCGTCCTTCGTGGCCCCGGTCCTGATGGGCCTGGACCCCAACCTGGCGATCATGATGTCGGGCGTCGCGACCGTCGTGTTCCTGCTCGCCACCCGCGGCCGCGTCCCCAGCTATCTGGGCTGCTCGCTGTCCTTCGTCGGCGTGGCGGCGGTGATCCGGGCCCAGGGTGGCAGCAGCGCCACCGTCACCGGCGCGGTCTTCGTCGTCGGCGCCGCGCTGTTCCTGGTGGGGCTCGCCGTGCGGCGGTTCGGGGCACGCATCATCCACGTCGCGATGCCGCCGATCGTGACCGGCGCGGTGGTGATGCTGATCGGCTTCAACCTGGCGCCGGTGACGGCCTCGACGTACTGGCCGCAGGACCAGTGGACGGCGCTGCTGGTGATGCTCTTCACCGGGCTGGCGGTCGTCTGCCTGCGCGGCTTCTGGTCCCGGATCGCGATCTTCCTGGGGCTGGTCTTCGGATACGGCATCTCCTGGGTCTTCGACCTGGTCTTCGGCAAGATCCACTCGGTGGACGCGAGCGGCAAGCTCACCGACCACTGGCGGCTCGACCTCTCCGGCGTGGGCCAGGCCGACTGGATCGGGCTGCCGACCCTGCACGGCCCGTCGTTCGAGTGGTCGGCGATCCTGGTCGCCCTGCCGGTCGTCATCGCCCTGGTCGCGGAGAACGCCGGGCACGTCAAGGCGGTCGGCGAGATGACCGGCGACCCGCTGGACGACAAGCTCGGCACGGCGATCGCCGCCGACGGCGTCGGCTCGATGCTGTCCACCGCGGTCGGCGGCCCGCCCAACACCACGTACTCCGAGAACATCGGCGTGATGGCCGCGACCCGCGTGTACTCGACGGCCGCCTACTGGGCCGCCGCCGGATTCGCCCTGCTCTTCGGCCTCTGCCCGAAGTTCGGCGCGGTCGTCGCCGCGATCCCGGGCGGTGTGCTCGGCGGCATCACCGTCATCCTGTACGGCATGATCGGCCTGCTAGGTGCCCAGATCTGGATCAACGCCGAGGTGGACCTGCGCAATCCGCTGAACCTGGTGCCGGCGGCCGCGGGCATCATCATCGGCGTCGGCAACGTCTCCATGGAGATCACGGACACCTTCTCGCTGAGCGGCATCGCGCTCGGCACGCTCGTCGTCATCACCGGCTACCACGCGCTGCGGGCCTTCGCCCCGCCCCACCTGAAGACGCAGCAGCCGCTGCTGGACGAGGGCACCAGCTCCTACGACGAGGCCAGGTCGTAG
- a CDS encoding glycoside hydrolase family 6 protein, which translates to MVVAASVVVAAGAVAGVLSAFDDRRGPDQARRPEVSASPRMAPLPAMPSASPSATESASPTPVTSAPRTPSPTPSPSRTRKTRERITSVSPRLYRHPASQVLDWVRAHSGDPRHAVIASRIADQPAAVWFADYSPDTLTARVAAVTSGGAAQGRVPVLVPYAIPGRDCGGYSQGGAPDLDAYDAWIDRFADGLGSGEVIVVLEPDSVAQAECLPAGERADRFASLARAGRVLKTANPRARVYFDAGHSGWNAPGQQAAWLRQAGAASPEASDGIFSNVSNFHTTADEVAYDRRVLDALGGPASLGAVIDTSRNGNGAPPDGTWCDPAGRKLGRTPTLSTGEDRIDAYLWVKLPGESDGCKGRPGTFTASYAYDLASS; encoded by the coding sequence ATGGTCGTGGCGGCCTCCGTCGTGGTCGCCGCCGGGGCGGTCGCCGGGGTGCTGTCCGCCTTCGACGACCGGCGCGGCCCGGACCAGGCCAGGCGCCCCGAGGTGTCCGCGTCGCCCCGCATGGCGCCCCTGCCCGCGATGCCGTCGGCGTCCCCGTCGGCCACCGAGTCCGCTTCCCCGACGCCTGTCACCTCCGCGCCCAGGACGCCGAGCCCCACGCCGTCGCCGTCGAGGACGCGGAAGACGCGGGAGCGGATCACCTCCGTGAGCCCTCGGCTCTACCGCCACCCCGCCTCCCAGGTGCTCGACTGGGTCCGGGCCCACTCCGGCGATCCCCGCCACGCGGTCATCGCCTCCCGTATCGCCGACCAGCCGGCCGCCGTCTGGTTCGCCGACTACTCCCCGGACACGCTCACCGCCCGGGTCGCCGCCGTGACGTCGGGCGGTGCCGCACAGGGCCGAGTGCCCGTCCTCGTGCCCTACGCGATTCCCGGCCGGGACTGCGGCGGATACTCCCAGGGCGGGGCGCCCGACCTGGACGCGTACGACGCGTGGATCGACCGGTTCGCCGACGGGCTGGGCTCCGGCGAGGTCATCGTCGTCCTGGAGCCGGACTCGGTCGCCCAGGCCGAGTGCCTGCCGGCCGGTGAGCGCGCGGACCGCTTCGCCTCGCTGGCCCGGGCCGGACGCGTCCTGAAGACCGCCAACCCGCGGGCACGCGTGTACTTCGACGCGGGGCACTCGGGCTGGAACGCGCCCGGCCAGCAGGCGGCGTGGCTGCGGCAGGCCGGTGCGGCCTCGCCCGAGGCCTCCGACGGCATCTTCAGCAACGTCTCCAACTTCCACACCACGGCCGACGAGGTGGCCTACGACCGGCGGGTTCTCGACGCGCTGGGCGGCCCGGCGAGCCTGGGCGCCGTCATCGACACCAGCCGCAACGGCAACGGCGCCCCGCCCGACGGCACGTGGTGCGACCCGGCGGGCCGCAAGCTCGGCCGGACACCGACCCTCAGCACCGGCGAGGACCGGATCGACGCCTACCTGTGGGTCAAGCTGCCGGGGGAGTCGGACGGCTGCAAGGGCAGGCCGGGGACGTTCACGGCGTCGTACGCCTACGACCTGGCCTCGTCGTAG